A region from the Alnus glutinosa chromosome 5, dhAlnGlut1.1, whole genome shotgun sequence genome encodes:
- the LOC133868378 gene encoding probable glutathione S-transferase: MADEVVLLDFWASAFGMRVRIALAEKGIKYEYKEQDLRNKSDLLLKMNPVHKKIPVLIHNGKPVCESLIIVQYIDEVWNNESPLLPSDPYQRAHARFWADFVEQKVYPSGKKLFTAKGEEHEAAKKDFLEIYKTLEGELGDKPYFGGETFGFVDIALITFYCWFYVFETSGKLSMEAECPKIVAWAKRCMHKESVAKTLPDQNKIYKLFLEWSSGLE; encoded by the exons ATGGCGGACGAGGTGGTTCTGCTGGATTTCTGGGCCAGCGCGTTTGGGATGAGGGTCAGGATCGCGCTCGCTGAGAAGGGGATCAAGTACGAGTACAAGGAGCAGGACCTGAGGAACAAGAGCGACCTGCTTCTCAAGATGAACCCGGTTCACAAGAAGATCCCGGTTCTCATCCACAACGGAAAACCGGTCTGTGAGTCCCTCATCATCGTTCAGTACATTGACGAGGTCTGGAACAACGAGTCTCCGTTGCTTCCCTCTGATCCTTACCAGAGAGCTCACGCCAGGTTCTGGGCTGACTTTGTTGAACAAAAG GTGTATCCCAGTGGAAAGAAGTTATTTACCGCAAAAGGAGAAGAGCATGAGGCAGCAAAGAAGGATTTCTTGGAAATATACAAGACATTGGAGGGAGAGCTTGGCGACAAGCCTTACTTTGGGGGAGAAACATTTGGGTTTGTCGACATTGCTCTCATAACTTTTTACTGTTGGTTCTATGTCTTTGAGACTTCTGGAAAATTGAGCATGGAGGCAGAGTGTCCCAAGATTGTAGCATGGGCTAAGAGATGCATGCACAAGGAGAGTGTCGCCAAGACTCTTCCTGACCAGAACAAGATTTATAAGCTTTTTTTGGAGTGGTCAAGTGGTTTGGAGTAG
- the LOC133868909 gene encoding uncharacterized protein LOC133868909, whose protein sequence is MWAMEVLNSVKLFMRRAGHNVLPTRVNLLKRKMVEVAICPCCESAEENLICAIWTCPAAHDVWGSKLSHFQKCSWEVLNFMGLFEHCVQRFSKENIELMTVMDQPVHQVLANAATSNVNAVWHPPHSGFIKFDWDTAINQQDGCICVGRIARDYMEQFLGARSRFHQLRVDAKLAETIAAPGRSSQ, encoded by the exons ATGTGGGCTATGGAAGTTCTGAACTCAGTGAAGTTGTTTATGAGGAGGGCCGGTCATAATGTGCTGCCTACACGGGTAAACTTGCTGAAAAGGAAGATGGTGGAGGTTGCAATCTGTCCTTGCTGTGAGAGTGCTGAAGAAAATCTAATTTGCGCCATCTGGACTTGTCCAGCAGCCCATGATGTGTGGGGCAGTAAATTGTCTCATTTTCAAAAGTGTAGTTGGGAGGTTCTGAACTTCATGGGGCTATTTGAACACTGTGTTCAGAGGTTTAGCAAGGAGAATATTGAACTAATGACTGTG ATGGACCAACCCGTGCACCAGGTATTGGCAAATGCGGCTACCAGCAACGTGAATGCAGTATGGCACCCTCCCCACTCTggttttataaaatttgacTGGGACACTGCTATTAATCAACAGGATGGGTGTATCTGTGTGGGGCGTATTGCTAGGGATTACATGGAACAATTCTTGGGGGCTCGAAGTCGCTTTCATCAGCTAAGGGTGGATGCTAAACTGGCTGAAACAATAGCTGCACCGGGCCGTTCAAGTCAGTAA